A region from the Spirochaeta thermophila DSM 6192 genome encodes:
- a CDS encoding ABC transporter ATP-binding protein, producing MATVELKNVTKVYGGKVTAVKDANISVEDGEFVVLVGPSGCGKTTTLRMIAGLEDITEGDLFIDGARMNDVPPKDRDIAMVFQNYALYPHMSVYDNMAFGLKIRKFPKEEIDQRVHKAAQILDIEELLERKPKELSGGQRQRVAVGRAIVREPKVFLFDEPLSNLDAKLRVQMRAELSALHHRLGKTMIYVTHDQVEAMTMADRIVVMRDGLIQQIGTPLQLYNHPVNLFVAGFIGSPPMNFISSTIREEGAHLVADEGDFQIIVPEKYEKALKPYVGKQIIFGIRPEDLTYDPSGKGEIKATVTVVEPLGAEIHLYITTGQNQIIARTPPQHEFKVGEKVSFKPNLERAHFFDPETERSLTAEL from the coding sequence ATGGCAACGGTAGAACTCAAGAACGTCACCAAGGTCTACGGCGGCAAGGTGACGGCGGTGAAGGACGCGAACATCAGCGTGGAAGACGGTGAGTTCGTGGTCCTCGTCGGCCCCTCGGGATGTGGGAAGACCACCACGCTCCGCATGATCGCAGGCCTCGAAGACATCACCGAGGGCGATCTGTTCATCGACGGGGCCAGGATGAACGACGTGCCCCCCAAGGACAGGGACATCGCCATGGTGTTCCAGAACTACGCCCTCTACCCGCACATGAGCGTGTATGACAACATGGCCTTCGGGCTCAAGATCCGCAAGTTCCCCAAGGAGGAGATCGACCAGAGGGTCCACAAGGCCGCGCAGATCCTCGACATCGAGGAGCTCCTCGAGCGGAAACCCAAGGAACTCTCGGGCGGTCAGAGGCAGCGTGTGGCCGTGGGAAGGGCCATCGTTCGTGAGCCCAAGGTCTTCCTCTTCGACGAGCCGCTCTCCAACCTCGACGCGAAGCTCAGGGTGCAGATGAGAGCCGAGCTCTCCGCCCTCCACCACAGGCTGGGCAAGACGATGATCTACGTCACACACGACCAGGTGGAAGCCATGACCATGGCCGACCGCATCGTGGTCATGAGGGACGGCCTCATACAGCAGATCGGAACCCCGCTCCAGCTCTACAACCATCCCGTGAACCTCTTCGTGGCGGGCTTCATAGGGTCGCCTCCGATGAACTTCATCTCCTCCACCATCAGGGAGGAAGGCGCCCACCTCGTGGCCGACGAAGGCGACTTCCAGATCATCGTGCCTGAGAAGTACGAGAAGGCCCTCAAGCCCTACGTGGGCAAACAGATCATCTTCGGTATCCGACCGGAGGACCTCACCTACGATCCCTCGGGCAAGGGCGAGATCAAGGCCACCGTCACCGTGGTGGAGCCCCTCGGTGCTGAGATCCACCTCTACATCACCACAGGCCAGAACCAGATCATCGCCCGCACCCCACCGCAGCACGAGTTCAAGGTGGGCGAGAAGGTCTCCTTCAAGCCGAACCTCGAGCGTGCACACTTCTTCGATCCCGAGACCGAGCGCTCGCTCACGGCGGAACTCTGA
- a CDS encoding TIGR01212 family radical SAM protein (This family includes YhcC from E. coli K-12, an uncharacterized radical SAM protein.) gives MGNREGLRYRSFSRYLKERFGGMVYRVGVDAGFSCPHRDSREGRGCAFCDVEGSRAPYLGDVRGLEEQVRRAKGFLKARYGASRFLLYFQAYTNTYGPVEELRRVYEAGLAADEGEWVGLIVSTRPDCLPDEVLDLLASYKARGLEVWVELGLQSAFDETLRRIRRGHTVAQWEDAVRRAGEAGLLRAAHLIAGLPGEGREEFWESARFVAESGVEGIKFHDLHLPVGAPLFREYLRGELSLLSRERYLDYVMGALERIRPEMVVMRLVTDTPPERRGMPRHYMPKGRFLRRLEDEMRRRGTRQGRLWVEAGGRNTR, from the coding sequence ATGGGAAACCGAGAAGGACTGCGATACCGCTCGTTCTCGCGTTATCTCAAGGAACGCTTCGGCGGGATGGTCTACCGGGTGGGAGTCGATGCGGGATTCTCCTGCCCCCATCGGGACTCGAGGGAGGGACGGGGGTGCGCCTTCTGCGATGTGGAGGGGTCCCGGGCTCCCTATCTCGGTGATGTCCGGGGGCTCGAGGAGCAGGTGCGGCGGGCCAAGGGGTTCCTGAAGGCGCGCTACGGGGCCTCGCGGTTCCTGCTCTACTTCCAGGCGTACACCAATACGTACGGCCCGGTGGAGGAGCTCCGGAGGGTGTACGAGGCGGGGCTCGCGGCGGATGAGGGGGAATGGGTGGGGCTGATCGTCTCTACCCGACCGGACTGCCTTCCCGACGAGGTGCTCGACCTCCTCGCTTCCTACAAGGCGCGGGGCCTCGAGGTGTGGGTGGAGCTGGGGCTCCAGTCCGCCTTCGACGAGACGCTCAGGCGGATACGGCGGGGGCACACCGTGGCCCAGTGGGAGGATGCGGTGCGGCGGGCAGGTGAGGCCGGGCTCCTCCGCGCGGCCCATCTCATCGCAGGCCTCCCCGGGGAGGGGCGGGAGGAGTTCTGGGAGAGCGCCCGGTTCGTGGCCGAATCCGGAGTGGAGGGGATCAAGTTCCACGATCTCCACCTCCCGGTGGGTGCACCCCTCTTCCGGGAGTACCTGAGGGGTGAGCTCTCCCTCCTCTCACGGGAGCGCTACCTGGACTACGTGATGGGAGCCCTGGAACGGATACGGCCCGAGATGGTGGTGATGCGGCTCGTCACCGACACCCCGCCTGAGAGGAGGGGGATGCCGAGACACTACATGCCCAAGGGCCGGTTCTTGAGGAGGCTCGAGGATGAGATGAGGAGGAGGGGGACACGGCAGGGGAGGCTGTGGGTTGAAGCCGGGGGGAGAAATACGAGGTGA
- a CDS encoding FecR family protein, whose amino-acid sequence MKRMVLVSLLVWVGLYAAGSEVGMVSYVEGEVVLLREDREPLPVDFGMEVREYDLIRTGDDGYVVVDFLEEGGISGSVEIRPGSVFQVVREEEEKTTAMELFAGQVFLKVKRLAGTDEVVVRTEGAAMGVRGTEFEVITSAGGDLLVVCTEGRVACRTGEGETAFAEPGKAVERRVGERLRTVLFRLAEAEDLKRNWLTERMEAFRANAPRVFSLYARLYRERKGAFDEAYRDLLRRQEVVNEWIRRYKQGRLSEGGPEALRERKELAGVMLRLRKELFLFSRVYYRLVELVSYYHEGVGHGRLDTGEGIGSFVAQVEKEARELASRLQYVRFVMFLFEQRGRSLLGESLLFED is encoded by the coding sequence ATGAAACGTATGGTGCTCGTGTCCCTGCTCGTATGGGTGGGCCTGTATGCCGCGGGCTCCGAGGTGGGTATGGTGAGCTATGTGGAAGGCGAGGTGGTGCTCCTCAGAGAGGACAGGGAGCCTCTCCCGGTGGACTTCGGGATGGAGGTGCGAGAGTACGACCTCATAAGGACGGGGGACGACGGGTACGTGGTGGTGGACTTCCTGGAGGAGGGGGGCATATCCGGTTCGGTGGAGATACGGCCGGGAAGCGTGTTCCAGGTGGTGCGCGAGGAAGAGGAGAAGACCACGGCCATGGAACTCTTCGCCGGTCAGGTCTTCCTGAAGGTGAAGCGGCTCGCGGGCACCGACGAGGTGGTGGTGCGTACCGAGGGTGCGGCGATGGGGGTACGGGGGACGGAGTTCGAGGTGATCACCTCCGCGGGGGGCGATCTCCTGGTGGTCTGTACCGAAGGGAGGGTGGCGTGCCGGACTGGGGAGGGAGAGACCGCCTTCGCCGAGCCGGGTAAGGCCGTGGAGCGCCGGGTGGGGGAACGGCTGAGAACCGTGCTCTTCCGGCTCGCCGAGGCCGAGGACCTCAAGCGGAACTGGCTCACCGAGCGGATGGAGGCCTTCAGGGCCAACGCACCCCGCGTCTTTTCGCTCTATGCCCGCCTCTATCGGGAGAGGAAGGGGGCCTTCGATGAGGCCTACAGGGATCTCCTCAGGAGGCAGGAGGTGGTGAACGAGTGGATACGGCGCTACAAGCAGGGGAGGCTTTCTGAAGGGGGACCCGAGGCCTTACGGGAACGCAAGGAGCTTGCGGGGGTCATGCTCCGATTGAGGAAGGAACTGTTCCTCTTCTCGCGCGTCTACTACAGGTTGGTCGAGCTGGTGTCGTACTACCACGAGGGAGTGGGGCACGGCAGGCTCGATACCGGCGAGGGGATAGGGAGCTTCGTCGCACAGGTGGAGAAAGAGGCGAGGGAGCTGGCCTCGAGGCTCCAGTACGTGCGGTTCGTCATGTTCCTCTTTGAACAGCGGGGACGTTCGCTCCTGGGCGAGTCGCTCCTCTTCGAGGACTAA
- a CDS encoding DUF554 domain-containing protein, translating into MIATFVNMVTVIVGSLLGLLFHARISEDFKKVVYQGVGIFTLVIGLSMALESQRVLWMALSLVAGGILGTWWDIEGGIYRFGEFLKRRVARAEGESTFASGFLDASILFCVGAMTLVGAFKAGTEGDYTLLLTKSVMDGFMAILLTAALGMGVAFSALTILVYQGGLTLLSGFLQPLVTETILNEVTGVGGAMVMMIGLNLLGVTRIKTGNFFPALILVVPLCFVPWF; encoded by the coding sequence ATGATAGCGACGTTCGTGAACATGGTGACGGTGATCGTGGGATCCCTGCTGGGGCTTCTGTTCCATGCGAGGATCTCGGAGGACTTCAAAAAGGTGGTCTACCAGGGGGTGGGGATCTTCACCCTGGTGATCGGGTTGAGCATGGCCCTCGAGAGCCAGCGGGTGCTCTGGATGGCCCTTTCCCTCGTCGCGGGAGGGATCCTCGGCACGTGGTGGGACATAGAGGGAGGGATCTACCGCTTCGGGGAGTTCCTCAAGCGCAGGGTGGCGCGGGCGGAGGGTGAGAGTACCTTCGCCTCGGGGTTCCTCGACGCCTCCATCCTGTTCTGCGTGGGTGCCATGACCCTGGTGGGGGCCTTCAAGGCCGGGACCGAGGGGGATTACACCCTCCTCCTCACCAAGTCGGTGATGGACGGCTTCATGGCCATCCTCCTCACCGCGGCCCTGGGGATGGGGGTGGCCTTCTCCGCCCTCACCATACTGGTGTATCAGGGGGGGCTCACCCTGCTCTCGGGGTTCCTCCAGCCTCTCGTCACGGAGACGATCCTCAATGAGGTGACAGGGGTGGGAGGGGCCATGGTGATGATGATAGGTCTCAACCTCCTGGGAGTGACCAGGATCAAGACCGGCAACTTCTTTCCCGCCCTCATCCTGGTGGTCCCCCTCTGTTTCGTGCCCTGGTTTTGA
- a CDS encoding substrate-binding domain-containing protein has product MRGVLLFLLIVFSFIGCETTVDFSARLLTTIPETTLWVEAFHRTYSHDHIEVLYAPSLEEGLSRYRDIDLVISEETLPASRLFPYPPGAENPLCDPDSFYPGILAALGNGSTLIRYPLSFSLPVLAYESASLTELQPGSLTDLETIIELSADHTTTRRGAITRIGFFPGLAPSWVEHYLPLFDVTFLLGPGGKIIWDQRSLEGFMDFLTSWYNRAGISHREVVHYRERYLTLPPAENLRQGRATMVYLSLATFFMIPEEARSSLDFVYLSHRGRVPAIPPVTTASILRDAPHRDTAEHFLRWLLSPEGQEEILAHLGRTGIPFFGLAGGLSSLVEVSEGILPRIHPRLAGEIPPPNAILFTPPPREEVRRFYAESFLPWLEAALEGEAGKPLSP; this is encoded by the coding sequence ATGAGAGGCGTGCTCCTCTTCCTCCTCATCGTGTTTTCCTTCATAGGATGCGAGACCACCGTGGATTTCTCGGCCCGTCTCCTCACCACGATCCCGGAGACCACCCTGTGGGTGGAGGCCTTCCATCGCACCTATTCTCACGACCACATCGAGGTCCTCTATGCTCCCTCGCTCGAGGAAGGCCTCTCACGCTACCGCGACATCGACCTCGTCATCTCGGAAGAAACCCTCCCGGCCTCCAGGCTCTTCCCCTATCCTCCGGGAGCGGAGAACCCCCTGTGTGACCCGGATTCGTTCTATCCCGGTATCCTCGCGGCCCTGGGCAACGGCAGCACCCTCATCCGGTATCCCCTCTCGTTCTCTCTTCCCGTGCTTGCCTATGAGAGTGCGTCCCTCACCGAGCTCCAACCCGGTTCCCTCACCGATCTCGAGACCATCATCGAACTGAGCGCAGACCATACCACCACGAGGAGGGGCGCCATCACCCGCATCGGATTCTTCCCGGGGCTCGCACCCTCGTGGGTGGAACACTACCTGCCCCTCTTCGACGTCACCTTCCTCCTCGGCCCCGGCGGGAAGATCATATGGGACCAGCGCTCGCTCGAAGGATTCATGGACTTTCTGACCTCCTGGTATAACCGGGCCGGCATCTCCCATCGGGAGGTCGTCCATTACAGGGAACGCTACCTCACCCTCCCCCCTGCAGAGAACCTCCGCCAGGGGAGGGCTACCATGGTATACCTCTCCCTCGCGACCTTCTTCATGATACCGGAGGAGGCCCGATCCTCCCTCGATTTCGTCTACCTCTCCCATCGGGGACGGGTGCCGGCCATTCCCCCCGTGACCACCGCCTCCATACTGAGAGATGCCCCCCACCGCGATACCGCCGAGCACTTCCTCCGATGGCTCCTCAGCCCCGAGGGACAGGAAGAGATCCTCGCCCACCTGGGCCGTACGGGGATCCCCTTTTTCGGCCTCGCGGGAGGCCTGAGCAGCCTCGTGGAGGTGAGTGAAGGCATCCTCCCGCGCATCCACCCCCGACTCGCAGGAGAGATCCCACCCCCGAACGCCATCCTCTTCACCCCCCCTCCCCGTGAAGAGGTGAGACGGTTCTACGCCGAATCATTCCTCCCCTGGCTCGAGGCGGCACTCGAAGGGGAAGCCGGGAAACCCCTCTCCCCGTGA
- a CDS encoding homoserine dehydrogenase — protein MDRHKIALIGCGTVGSGVAALLTKDADLLAQRTGRHLHLAYVVDRDFSRARALGLDERLFCDDYRKALADPEVEIVVELVGGTGVAKTITEEALKAGKHVVTANKALLAHHGPDLLRLAREHGVAVAFEASCGGGIPIIRALYDGLIANRIDALYGIVNGTCNYILTRMIGEGIPYEAALKEAQEQGFAEADPTLDVSGMDSAHKLTIMASLAFGCRVDLNAVPVQGIHRLELLDITYGRELGYVMKLLAVARREEGGLSLVVRPSFISTEHPLAWVSGSFNAVSVYGHATGHTMYYGRGAGSRPTASAIVADIVALVTGTYPRLFQALPLWPDRGTPPTYLPLEATISRFYLRIMVEDRPGVLARITGILGEHDISISSVLQKEVPEGRSTNHVPIVIITHTVGEARVQEAADRIGNLPTVHERPVIIPIVDEHEESIG, from the coding sequence ATGGACCGACACAAGATCGCCCTCATAGGTTGCGGCACGGTGGGGAGCGGCGTGGCCGCCCTCCTCACGAAGGATGCGGATCTTCTCGCACAGAGGACCGGTCGACACCTCCATCTCGCCTATGTCGTGGACAGGGACTTCTCCCGGGCGCGCGCCCTGGGCCTCGACGAGCGCCTCTTCTGCGACGACTACCGGAAGGCCCTCGCAGACCCCGAGGTGGAGATCGTCGTGGAGCTCGTGGGCGGCACCGGTGTAGCGAAGACCATCACCGAGGAGGCCCTCAAGGCGGGCAAACACGTGGTCACCGCGAACAAGGCCCTCCTCGCGCACCACGGCCCCGACCTCCTGCGCCTCGCGAGGGAGCATGGAGTGGCCGTCGCCTTCGAGGCAAGCTGTGGAGGAGGGATCCCGATCATCCGCGCCCTCTACGACGGCCTCATCGCCAACCGCATCGACGCCCTCTACGGCATCGTGAACGGCACCTGCAACTACATTCTCACCCGCATGATAGGAGAGGGGATACCCTATGAAGCGGCCTTGAAAGAGGCGCAGGAACAGGGTTTTGCAGAGGCAGACCCCACCCTCGACGTCTCGGGCATGGACTCCGCACACAAACTCACCATCATGGCATCGCTCGCCTTCGGTTGCAGAGTCGATCTCAACGCCGTCCCCGTGCAGGGTATCCACAGGCTCGAGCTCCTCGACATCACCTACGGTCGAGAGCTCGGATACGTGATGAAGCTCCTCGCCGTGGCGAGACGGGAGGAAGGGGGTCTCTCTCTGGTGGTGAGACCCTCCTTCATCTCCACCGAACACCCCCTCGCGTGGGTCTCCGGCTCGTTCAACGCCGTGAGCGTCTACGGCCATGCGACAGGCCACACCATGTACTACGGGAGGGGCGCCGGCTCCCGTCCCACCGCCTCCGCCATCGTGGCCGACATCGTGGCCCTGGTGACGGGCACCTATCCCCGGCTGTTCCAGGCCCTCCCCCTCTGGCCCGACAGGGGGACTCCTCCGACATACCTCCCCCTCGAGGCCACCATCTCGCGGTTCTATCTCCGCATCATGGTGGAAGACCGTCCCGGTGTCCTCGCCCGGATCACCGGTATCCTGGGAGAGCACGACATCAGCATCTCCTCCGTGCTCCAGAAGGAAGTCCCCGAGGGCAGGAGCACGAACCACGTGCCCATCGTGATCATCACCCACACGGTGGGAGAAGCCCGTGTTCAGGAGGCGGCGGACCGCATAGGGAACCTTCCCACGGTACACGAGCGACCCGTCATCATCCCCATCGTGGACGAACACGAAGAGTCCATAGGATAG
- a CDS encoding aminotransferase class I/II-fold pyridoxal phosphate-dependent enzyme, which produces MKLNPLAQSLNQTLEGSVAYRLLSDVGKRMFFPRGVAAQSMEAKEKAHRFDATVGIANVEQGRPIILEEIHRWVPELSPAEIVSYAPTPGDPELRKLWQQEILRKNPEVPLDRISLPMVTSGLTGALSQVADLFVNPHDHVLVSDFFWGNYRLLFEGRREAQLVTYPLFTEEGSLNLEAMERTLREIPAKKAVLVLNFPNNPTGYTPTVDEAQAMAGLLARCAEEKDLLVVCDDAYFGLFYEEGIYPHSLFNLLATAHPNLLAVKVDGPTKELYVWGFRIGFLTFGSPVLTAAQFDALNQKLAGSLRATVSNSNRLAQSLLKRALTSAHTPSELAKWADLLKARYQKTRQILSRMGDDVPLVPQPFNSGYFMCFKTRGIDAEALRQTLLEKGIGTISLGRDVLRVTFASIPEEHLEELFSEIFETARNLA; this is translated from the coding sequence ATGAAACTCAACCCACTCGCCCAGTCTCTCAACCAGACCCTGGAAGGGAGCGTCGCCTACAGGCTCCTGTCGGATGTGGGGAAACGCATGTTCTTCCCCAGAGGAGTCGCAGCCCAGAGCATGGAGGCCAAGGAGAAGGCCCACCGATTCGACGCCACCGTGGGCATCGCGAACGTGGAGCAGGGAAGACCCATCATCCTCGAAGAGATCCACCGGTGGGTCCCCGAGCTCTCCCCTGCGGAGATCGTCTCCTACGCCCCCACCCCCGGCGATCCGGAACTCAGGAAGCTCTGGCAGCAGGAGATCCTCAGGAAAAACCCTGAGGTACCACTGGATCGCATCTCCCTCCCCATGGTCACCTCGGGTCTCACCGGTGCCCTGAGCCAGGTGGCCGACCTCTTCGTGAACCCGCACGACCACGTCCTCGTCTCCGACTTCTTCTGGGGCAACTACCGCCTCCTCTTCGAAGGACGGCGCGAGGCTCAGCTCGTCACCTATCCCCTCTTCACCGAGGAAGGCTCCCTCAACCTGGAGGCCATGGAGCGCACGCTCAGGGAGATCCCCGCGAAGAAGGCCGTCCTCGTCCTCAACTTCCCCAACAACCCCACCGGCTACACCCCCACCGTGGATGAGGCACAGGCCATGGCCGGCCTCCTTGCCAGGTGCGCCGAGGAGAAAGACCTCCTTGTGGTCTGCGACGACGCCTACTTCGGCCTCTTCTACGAGGAAGGGATCTACCCCCACTCCCTCTTCAACCTCCTCGCCACCGCGCACCCCAACCTCCTCGCCGTCAAGGTGGACGGCCCCACCAAAGAGCTCTACGTGTGGGGCTTCCGCATCGGCTTCCTCACCTTCGGATCCCCGGTCCTCACCGCAGCCCAGTTCGACGCACTCAACCAGAAGCTCGCAGGATCCCTCCGCGCCACCGTCTCCAACTCCAACCGCCTCGCCCAGAGCCTCCTCAAGCGCGCCCTCACGAGCGCCCACACCCCCTCAGAACTCGCGAAGTGGGCCGACCTCCTCAAGGCCCGCTATCAGAAGACCCGCCAGATCCTCTCGCGCATGGGCGACGACGTCCCCCTCGTCCCCCAACCCTTCAACTCGGGCTACTTCATGTGCTTCAAGACCAGGGGGATCGATGCAGAGGCACTCAGACAGACTCTCCTGGAGAAGGGCATCGGGACCATCTCTCTGGGAAGGGACGTGCTCCGCGTGACCTTCGCGAGTATCCCTGAGGAACACCTGGAGGAACTCTTCTCGGAGATCTTCGAGACCGCCCGCAACCTCGCATGA
- a CDS encoding SPL family radical SAM protein has product MSSFRSLAEIGHVYVERGALSLPAVERARESLAGASWHVVEGKEEIPPEDLNSRTLFLTRPKGRIVGRCPGSRGHVCCNYLTVDLYVGCPLGCSYCVMRGYLNFSPLVVHVDPRPAVEELVRLAETHPDRPIRVGTGEVGDSLFLDPVFRLSEEFIQALAPYPHVSFELKTKTASVDHLLGVTPKGRAVVGFSLNPPRVVAEEEGAAAPLEERLEAAGKALDAGFRLSFHFDPVFRFPGWEDAYARVVKALASFPAERIAWVSLGTIRYLPALKERMAGRPYLYDEFVLSRDGKFRYLQSMRVEVYRRMRDLVTGIWPGVPVYLCMESAAVWYRVFGALPQKIPGLWAIFERVALSGERGKR; this is encoded by the coding sequence ATGAGTTCCTTTCGTTCCTTGGCTGAGATCGGTCACGTCTACGTAGAGCGGGGCGCGCTCTCCCTCCCTGCAGTTGAGCGGGCGAGGGAGTCCCTCGCAGGGGCCTCGTGGCACGTGGTGGAAGGGAAGGAGGAGATACCTCCCGAAGACCTCAACAGCAGGACGCTCTTCCTCACCCGGCCGAAGGGGAGGATCGTCGGGCGGTGTCCCGGGTCACGAGGGCACGTGTGCTGCAACTACCTCACGGTGGACCTCTACGTGGGATGCCCGCTCGGCTGTTCCTACTGTGTGATGAGGGGATATCTCAACTTCTCCCCGCTGGTGGTGCACGTGGATCCTCGACCCGCCGTGGAGGAGCTGGTGCGGCTCGCGGAGACCCATCCCGACCGGCCGATACGGGTGGGCACGGGTGAGGTGGGGGATTCGCTATTCCTCGACCCTGTGTTCAGGCTCTCGGAGGAGTTCATCCAGGCTCTCGCCCCTTATCCCCATGTGAGCTTCGAGCTGAAGACCAAGACCGCGTCGGTGGATCACCTGCTCGGGGTGACTCCCAAGGGACGGGCCGTGGTGGGATTCTCCCTCAATCCTCCCCGGGTGGTGGCGGAAGAGGAAGGAGCCGCTGCTCCGCTGGAGGAACGTCTCGAGGCGGCGGGGAAGGCCCTTGATGCCGGATTCCGCCTCTCCTTCCATTTCGACCCCGTCTTTCGTTTTCCCGGCTGGGAGGATGCCTATGCCCGGGTGGTGAAGGCCCTCGCCTCGTTCCCGGCCGAGCGGATCGCATGGGTGAGTCTGGGGACCATCCGGTACCTGCCGGCCCTGAAGGAGAGGATGGCGGGGCGCCCCTATCTCTACGACGAGTTCGTCCTCTCCCGGGACGGCAAGTTCAGGTACCTCCAGTCGATGAGGGTGGAGGTGTACCGGCGGATGAGGGACCTCGTCACGGGTATCTGGCCCGGGGTCCCCGTGTACCTGTGCATGGAGAGCGCCGCGGTCTGGTACCGCGTATTCGGTGCGCTCCCCCAGAAAATTCCCGGGCTTTGGGCTATATTTGAGAGGGTAGCACTCTCAGGAGAAAGGGGGAAGCGATGA
- a CDS encoding methyl-accepting chemotaxis protein — MWWKRVLERSYQGADLIVKRKVSSLLFLDTFLGIGFVCLALVRLFQGMVRMGVGELVVAGVFLVYVALLLLGRFKLVSTGNVFLMWLAALVFFFMREIVSPRDIYVQATYLIPTLISLPLLAYASWQVITLIVLNVLTLVFAYAVRIRPVALSAGAGDGLSEALVALILMIFSAAFIVHIFNLQYRSFRELQEQAQVAVARYRGLHGLVEESAVAFNLGEHLSEHAARNAQRSSEMREGLVRMGELVLQLSDYAASAGEAEGRVKGARGLVRERMGAVKEAVAQTSSAVEELQAQVRNMASTASSRREELEALAGEAAAVLGRFEGARELFHRIGAHSGEILQIVQTITKIAGSTNLLALNAAIEAAHAGEAGKGFAVVAEEIRKLAEESNAQARRIGETLGENNALVQEAVQALEEFREVFAGMKERIEETRDSLVEILGGMSESAAGYRQIEEAVASLSTLSQEVEEALGRMEGELDASGASIKRMRNLVDVVREEVERVASHADAVLESTRELSRKGEENLAAYRRVMEGLKELDRMG, encoded by the coding sequence ATGTGGTGGAAACGTGTATTGGAGAGATCGTATCAGGGGGCCGACCTCATCGTGAAGCGGAAGGTCTCCTCCCTCCTCTTCCTCGATACGTTCCTTGGTATAGGGTTCGTGTGCCTCGCCCTGGTGCGCCTCTTCCAGGGGATGGTGCGGATGGGGGTGGGGGAGCTGGTCGTGGCGGGGGTGTTCCTCGTCTACGTGGCACTCCTGCTGCTGGGCCGTTTCAAGCTGGTGAGCACGGGGAACGTCTTCCTCATGTGGTTGGCTGCGCTCGTCTTCTTCTTCATGCGGGAGATCGTCTCCCCTCGGGACATCTACGTCCAGGCGACGTATCTCATTCCCACGCTCATCTCTCTTCCCCTGCTCGCCTATGCCTCGTGGCAGGTGATCACCCTCATCGTCCTGAACGTGCTCACGCTCGTCTTCGCGTATGCGGTCCGGATCCGACCCGTGGCCCTCTCTGCCGGTGCGGGGGATGGCCTTTCTGAGGCGCTGGTGGCCCTCATCCTCATGATCTTCAGCGCTGCGTTCATCGTACACATCTTCAACCTCCAGTACCGTTCGTTCAGGGAACTCCAGGAACAGGCGCAGGTTGCCGTGGCCCGGTACCGAGGCCTTCACGGCCTGGTGGAGGAGTCGGCCGTGGCCTTCAACCTCGGCGAGCACCTGAGCGAGCACGCCGCGAGGAACGCCCAACGGTCCTCCGAGATGAGGGAGGGGCTCGTTCGCATGGGTGAGCTCGTCCTTCAGCTCTCGGACTATGCGGCGAGCGCCGGAGAGGCGGAAGGGCGGGTGAAGGGGGCGAGGGGGCTCGTGAGGGAACGGATGGGGGCGGTGAAGGAGGCGGTGGCCCAGACCTCCTCTGCGGTGGAGGAGCTCCAGGCGCAGGTGCGGAACATGGCCTCCACTGCTTCTTCACGTCGGGAGGAGCTGGAGGCTCTTGCGGGCGAGGCGGCTGCAGTGCTCGGGAGGTTCGAGGGGGCGCGGGAGCTCTTCCACAGGATCGGTGCGCACTCCGGAGAGATCCTCCAGATCGTCCAGACCATCACGAAGATCGCCGGAAGCACCAACCTCCTTGCCCTCAATGCGGCCATAGAGGCGGCCCATGCCGGTGAGGCGGGTAAGGGGTTTGCCGTGGTGGCCGAGGAGATCCGTAAGCTCGCGGAGGAGAGTAACGCCCAGGCCCGGAGGATCGGCGAGACGCTTGGGGAGAACAACGCCCTGGTGCAGGAGGCCGTCCAGGCATTGGAGGAGTTCAGGGAGGTGTTCGCGGGGATGAAGGAGAGGATAGAGGAGACGAGGGATTCGCTCGTGGAGATACTCGGAGGCATGAGTGAGTCGGCGGCCGGGTATCGTCAGATAGAGGAGGCCGTGGCGAGCCTCTCCACGCTTTCCCAGGAGGTGGAGGAGGCGCTCGGGAGGATGGAGGGAGAACTGGATGCGAGCGGGGCTTCCATCAAGAGGATGCGGAATCTGGTGGATGTGGTGCGCGAGGAGGTGGAACGCGTGGCGTCTCATGCGGATGCCGTCTTGGAGAGCACACGGGAGCTCTCCCGGAAGGGTGAGGAGAACCTCGCGGCCTACAGGCGGGTGATGGAGGGGCTTAAGGAGCTCGACAGGATGGGATGA